In one window of Cytophagaceae bacterium ABcell3 DNA:
- a CDS encoding PAS domain-containing sensor histidine kinase: protein MNGYIYFSFITLLLLGIGGWLVFRTKNIRSVIAAFFDDSNDPLIILDGAKIFYVNKQAADFLGVANHAKLHGLAINSILSKKSVETLNRNANSPANFKLEYLKNNGKGLKENTTYISQCTYGSRQYRVLRIKLVEDCLADHKDMLKQVINLVPHQIYLKDHQGKFVFVNHAFAENFALTAEEMPGKTAFDIYPNEQAQKIADVEMDVMKRGRLKFITEAFQEKMPENITHIHSVKVPFLFQEENQIGILNVSIDVSDFKAAEQSIRSSELKYKMLMEQASDGIYLYDVEGNILDANAKACEIFGYELAEFTKLTILQLASVSARSGDTVSAESLTKAQPVVKECMCRRKDGSDVVVEISSSLLDDGRYQAIVRDITQRKKLEKVLKDNEYKFRMLIENSSDLVAILSEDLRIKFVGDSCQRILGYKADSMLGKVAFEFVHPNDIDMVSKSLADVLANPGENQVLDGVRLRNNKGLYHSFEVVGVNLLKDEVVNGIIVNCHDITKRVESERELLTINHELDSFVYKASHDLKAPLRSLTGLVKLARLESSEPILDKYFDMMQNSIDGLSAFIKELIEFSRNSRPGLERVEINFEKMVGEALNNLKFAENAEKVKVHKDVKVKGKFYSDDMRISSVISNLLSNAYKYHRYEDNNPYINIRITADENRAEIIIEDNGQGIEVIYQDRVFDMFFRASEDSDGSGLGLYIVKNNVAKLGGELALESIAGKGSKFIVHIPNLIKDLQSKNE from the coding sequence ATGAATGGCTATATATATTTCTCCTTTATAACTTTATTGCTATTGGGTATAGGAGGTTGGCTCGTCTTTCGCACCAAGAATATTCGGAGTGTGATCGCTGCTTTTTTTGATGATTCTAATGACCCTCTTATTATTCTTGATGGAGCAAAAATCTTTTATGTCAACAAGCAGGCTGCGGATTTCTTGGGTGTCGCTAACCATGCTAAGCTTCACGGGCTTGCTATAAATAGCATCTTATCAAAGAAATCAGTCGAAACTCTAAACCGAAATGCAAATTCTCCGGCTAACTTCAAATTAGAGTATCTAAAAAATAATGGAAAGGGTTTGAAAGAAAACACTACCTACATCAGTCAATGTACATACGGTAGCCGGCAATATAGGGTATTAAGAATCAAACTGGTGGAAGATTGCCTAGCTGATCATAAAGACATGCTAAAGCAGGTGATTAACTTGGTGCCCCATCAGATTTACCTGAAAGACCATCAAGGTAAGTTTGTGTTTGTGAACCATGCTTTTGCTGAGAACTTTGCATTGACAGCAGAAGAGATGCCAGGAAAAACTGCTTTTGATATTTACCCCAACGAGCAGGCCCAGAAAATAGCCGACGTTGAAATGGACGTGATGAAGCGGGGAAGGTTAAAATTTATTACTGAAGCCTTTCAGGAAAAAATGCCTGAAAATATTACTCATATACATTCTGTAAAAGTTCCTTTTCTTTTTCAAGAGGAAAACCAGATAGGTATTCTAAATGTAAGTATTGATGTCTCTGACTTTAAAGCGGCAGAACAAAGCATTCGGTCTAGTGAACTTAAGTATAAAATGCTCATGGAGCAGGCATCTGATGGTATTTATTTGTATGATGTAGAGGGTAATATCCTTGACGCAAACGCTAAGGCTTGTGAAATTTTTGGTTATGAACTAGCTGAATTTACAAAACTGACTATTCTGCAACTTGCTAGCGTCAGCGCTCGATCAGGTGATACCGTATCAGCAGAATCTTTAACAAAAGCGCAGCCGGTTGTCAAAGAATGCATGTGCCGTCGGAAAGATGGTAGTGATGTTGTAGTCGAAATTAGTTCCAGCTTACTGGACGATGGACGGTACCAGGCCATAGTGCGGGACATTACCCAGAGAAAGAAGTTGGAAAAGGTATTGAAGGATAATGAGTATAAGTTTAGGATGCTGATCGAAAACTCTTCTGATCTCGTTGCTATACTTTCCGAAGATTTACGGATCAAGTTTGTAGGAGACTCTTGTCAGAGAATTCTTGGTTACAAAGCTGATAGTATGTTAGGAAAAGTGGCCTTTGAGTTTGTCCATCCCAATGATATAGACATGGTGTCAAAGTCACTGGCCGATGTGCTGGCCAATCCGGGCGAGAACCAAGTATTAGATGGTGTGCGGCTGCGCAATAATAAAGGTTTATATCATTCCTTTGAAGTGGTAGGGGTGAACTTGTTGAAGGATGAAGTGGTGAATGGTATAATAGTTAATTGCCATGACATTACTAAGCGGGTGGAAAGTGAAAGGGAGTTGCTAACCATTAATCATGAATTAGATAGCTTTGTCTATAAAGCATCCCATGACTTAAAGGCTCCACTCAGATCGCTCACAGGCTTGGTGAAATTAGCACGACTTGAATCTTCTGAGCCTATATTAGATAAATACTTCGACATGATGCAGAATAGCATAGATGGACTTTCTGCATTTATAAAAGAATTAATTGAGTTTTCCCGGAACAGCAGGCCAGGTTTAGAGAGGGTGGAAATAAATTTTGAAAAAATGGTCGGTGAAGCTCTTAATAATCTTAAATTTGCCGAAAATGCTGAGAAGGTAAAAGTTCATAAGGATGTTAAAGTAAAAGGAAAATTCTACTCTGACGATATGCGTATTAGTTCAGTAATTAGTAATTTGCTTTCTAATGCTTACAAATACCATAGATATGAAGACAATAATCCTTATATTAACATTCGAATTACAGCAGATGAAAATCGCGCTGAAATAATTATCGAAGATAACGGTCAAGGTATTGAAGTGATTTACCAAGACCGTGTGTTTGACATGTTTTTCCGTGCTTCTGAAGATAGTGATGGTTCAGGCCTTGGACTGTATATTGTAAAAAATAATGTTGCAAAACTTGGCGGAGAATTAGCACTTGAATCTATTGCCGGAAAAGGCAGTAAATTTATAGTACATATTCCTAATCTGATAAAAGACTTACAAAGTAAAAATGAGTGA
- a CDS encoding response regulator codes for MSESKVVESVMLVDDNDTDNFIHKRVIELTGFSNNIIVKNSGKSALEYIDQHKDDLSKIPAVIFLDINMPIVDGFVFLFEYENFPQEIKEKCRIVILSSSDSKRDIDRIVDNEYVINFITKPLSEEALDELKGML; via the coding sequence ATGAGTGAAAGTAAAGTAGTCGAAAGCGTTATGCTTGTGGATGATAACGATACTGATAATTTTATCCATAAGCGTGTGATTGAACTAACAGGGTTTTCGAATAATATTATTGTTAAGAATTCAGGGAAAAGTGCTTTGGAATATATAGACCAACACAAAGACGACCTTAGTAAAATTCCAGCAGTGATTTTTCTGGATATCAATATGCCTATTGTAGACGGATTTGTCTTTCTTTTTGAATACGAAAACTTCCCCCAGGAGATCAAAGAAAAATGTCGCATTGTCATCCTTTCCAGTTCAGATAGTAAAAGGGATATCGATAGAATTGTCGACAATGAATACGTGATTAATTTCATTACCAAACCGCTTTCTGAAGAAGCTTTAGATGAACTTAAAGGTATGTTGTAA